A window of the Phycisphaerae bacterium genome harbors these coding sequences:
- a CDS encoding VCBS repeat-containing protein, with translation MRSQRFSYVLGILLAWSTGTVKEVLATIWNPQSSGTTMTEHVYRTDADHRKIIWAEHAGFTMAVDDDDVYDNWTSADDAPQVRMSLSGDLNHLRATDFAVTVRTRLSVDYGTRFHAGLCIAFGANDLLVFGPHGATDLRLRRPGGIDHTVTFSSRTAYLKIKRSGTVYAAWYSSDGANWTLATTTTITATPLHIGTILKTWSTPHSETVGFQYFDITHVDNEPTGGIYSNNVRYGDTDATAVHFVYDLSGIDIMLRIFKRKAAGNTADPNNTKLYVIHGSDKTATLQYDSWLNYDRICDDLTGTGFTYNQTNTLVVAPRFLRTGHPYPDRLSFSYQELNGEEDWILLDVHENFVRERFPATAASTDNKFYIVGHSGGGQFVARFLMGHANKIYRAAPSSPAGTVCPTTSYNWPYGTHLPSDFQGSNPRFTVSLSGAYALPVGMVMGENDNIIDRGEELSSTSPPDSDHYDPFILAYSRKDGAMKWARQMHRASGGTSHVTVYIRPDSGHGFAANKRETALLFLFGTAADLTTIGNWRYSFELDGQDTETSVGPADVSGNVFRYFKFNRFRVPPDIADRRYEFVPGSTTCFVSDKNGIVISTKTYSLTHNATTLRLTVEGETYTSPKIIYNKLRLYSQSGDYLLEEAPTATPTFITERVVGRHLHFYESTGRDPTGPLADPLPWSAIQLNADLTVTNPDTGAAFARSTMRRWYYDNVKHLLYFTDTAGNKDMFRIGDWRWGTDAGSHLFVAGARTRDEHNEPRAEIQSDAIYNPRYFEEWDVATTDFDDDGTTDILDNCPVTTNAPQTDSDGDGIGDLCDPIPIPAPTGVDADDGTFRGHLWVYWNAVTGATHYRVYRNTSDDPDGAVQVTDWQVARGFQDTNLIPAENYCYWVRAATDATGTIVSPLSTPNWGWAKIMPPPNLTASDGTYTTRIRVDWDTTQGANCYRVYRNTSNVVGTAEALTGWQATTIYSDTSALPGVTYYYWVSAAVNQSGWRPSDLLTSVIGRRARDCNGNTVPDPTDISEGTSQDCNENDVPDECDLAGGTSQDCNENGILDECDLKTHPDFGLPAQYPAGDGAHAVVTADFDGDGDVDAVTANHLADTVSLLKNDGHGAFAAPVDFTVGDSPYSVAAADFDWDNDVDLAVANFGSDSVSILLNDGHGAFAAAVNYPVSDGPFFVYAGEVTRTGVADLVVACALADKVHLLFYRGGGAFLDGGSHTVGNYPVAAVATDLNNDSHPDLAVANFTANTVSILRNDGGGSFTSIGVYPVERNPRAILARDFDTDGDNDLAVATANTTHVWVMYNNGTGGFPTLFPFVVGTNPQGLATADLDADGDLDLVAANRSTDDVSVKLNYGNGTFMSVPHFPAGDGAVAVAAADLNGDAMPDLAVANVDADAVSVLFNTTVLPAGWDQNGNGILDGCEIPGDFNRDGHVDLDDLAALVACFTGPEMLVPTTCKTKDFDRDGDVDQSDFGVFQRCFSGPIVPADPNCVK, from the coding sequence ATGAGAAGCCAACGATTCTCGTATGTCCTCGGGATACTGCTGGCCTGGTCGACCGGAACAGTTAAAGAAGTCTTGGCAACTATATGGAATCCTCAGTCGAGCGGCACGACGATGACCGAGCACGTCTACCGCACAGACGCCGACCACCGCAAGATCATCTGGGCAGAACACGCTGGCTTCACCATGGCCGTCGATGACGACGACGTCTACGACAACTGGACGAGCGCGGATGACGCCCCGCAGGTACGCATGAGCCTGAGCGGAGATCTCAATCATCTTCGTGCGACGGACTTCGCCGTCACCGTCCGAACCAGACTCAGTGTTGACTACGGCACCCGATTTCACGCCGGACTGTGCATCGCGTTCGGTGCCAACGACTTGCTGGTCTTCGGACCGCACGGGGCCACCGACCTTCGCCTCCGGCGGCCTGGCGGCATCGACCATACGGTCACATTTTCAAGTCGCACTGCCTATCTGAAGATCAAACGCTCCGGAACGGTCTATGCCGCGTGGTACAGCTCGGACGGCGCCAACTGGACGCTCGCCACCACGACCACCATCACCGCCACACCGCTGCACATCGGCACCATTCTGAAGACCTGGTCCACCCCCCACAGCGAGACCGTCGGATTCCAGTATTTCGACATCACCCACGTCGACAATGAGCCCACCGGAGGCATCTACAGCAACAACGTGAGATACGGCGATACCGATGCCACCGCCGTTCACTTCGTGTACGACCTCTCCGGCATCGACATCATGCTCCGCATCTTCAAGCGCAAGGCGGCCGGCAATACCGCCGACCCCAACAACACCAAACTCTACGTGATTCACGGCTCGGATAAGACCGCGACCCTCCAATATGACTCCTGGTTGAACTACGACCGGATCTGCGATGACCTCACCGGCACCGGATTCACGTACAACCAGACCAACACTCTGGTGGTCGCTCCCAGATTCCTGCGAACCGGTCACCCCTACCCCGACCGCCTCAGCTTCTCCTACCAGGAACTCAACGGCGAGGAAGACTGGATCCTGCTGGATGTCCACGAAAACTTCGTGCGCGAGCGTTTTCCCGCCACCGCGGCCTCGACAGACAACAAGTTCTACATCGTCGGCCACTCGGGCGGCGGGCAATTCGTCGCCCGCTTCCTGATGGGACACGCCAACAAGATCTACCGGGCCGCCCCTTCAAGCCCGGCCGGAACCGTCTGCCCTACCACGAGCTACAACTGGCCATATGGCACCCATCTGCCGTCGGACTTCCAGGGCAGCAACCCGCGGTTCACCGTGAGTCTGTCGGGGGCCTACGCTCTGCCCGTCGGCATGGTCATGGGCGAGAATGACAACATCATCGATCGCGGCGAAGAGCTTTCTTCGACCTCACCCCCCGACAGCGACCACTACGATCCGTTCATCCTCGCCTACTCGCGCAAGGACGGGGCCATGAAATGGGCCCGCCAGATGCATCGCGCCAGCGGCGGAACGTCTCACGTCACCGTGTATATCCGCCCCGACAGCGGGCACGGCTTCGCGGCCAACAAGCGCGAAACGGCGCTGCTCTTTCTCTTCGGCACCGCCGCCGATCTCACGACCATCGGCAACTGGCGGTATTCGTTCGAACTCGACGGACAGGACACGGAAACAAGCGTCGGCCCGGCGGATGTGTCGGGCAACGTGTTCCGCTACTTCAAGTTCAACCGCTTTCGCGTGCCTCCAGATATAGCCGACCGCCGCTACGAGTTCGTGCCCGGCAGCACGACCTGCTTCGTGAGCGATAAGAACGGAATTGTCATCTCGACAAAGACCTACTCCCTCACCCACAACGCGACGACACTGCGGCTGACCGTCGAGGGCGAAACCTACACTTCACCCAAGATCATCTACAACAAGCTGCGTCTCTACAGCCAGAGCGGCGACTACCTGCTCGAGGAGGCGCCAACCGCGACACCGACCTTCATCACTGAGCGAGTCGTGGGCCGCCACCTTCACTTCTACGAATCCACCGGCCGGGACCCTACCGGCCCCCTGGCGGACCCCCTGCCTTGGAGCGCTATTCAACTCAACGCCGATCTCACGGTGACCAACCCCGATACCGGCGCCGCGTTCGCCAGATCGACCATGCGGCGGTGGTACTACGACAACGTCAAGCACCTGCTCTACTTCACCGACACCGCCGGCAACAAGGACATGTTCCGAATCGGGGACTGGCGATGGGGAACAGACGCCGGCTCCCATCTTTTTGTCGCCGGGGCGAGAACCCGCGACGAACACAACGAACCGCGGGCCGAGATCCAATCCGACGCGATCTACAACCCTCGTTATTTCGAAGAGTGGGACGTGGCCACCACCGACTTCGACGATGACGGCACCACGGACATCCTCGACAACTGCCCGGTCACCACCAATGCCCCACAGACCGATTCCGATGGTGACGGCATCGGCGATCTGTGCGACCCGATCCCCATCCCCGCACCGACCGGCGTGGACGCCGATGACGGGACATTCCGCGGCCATCTCTGGGTCTACTGGAATGCGGTGACGGGCGCCACCCATTACCGCGTCTACCGCAACACCAGCGACGATCCGGATGGCGCGGTACAGGTCACCGACTGGCAGGTCGCCCGCGGCTTCCAGGACACAAACCTGATCCCCGCAGAGAATTACTGCTACTGGGTCAGAGCGGCCACCGATGCCACCGGCACGATCGTCAGCCCGCTCAGCACGCCAAACTGGGGCTGGGCAAAAATCATGCCACCGCCCAACCTGACAGCTTCAGACGGCACCTACACGACCAGGATCCGGGTCGATTGGGATACAACCCAGGGCGCAAACTGTTACCGCGTCTATCGCAACACCAGCAACGTCGTAGGCACGGCCGAGGCCCTGACTGGCTGGCAAGCCACCACAATCTACAGCGACACCAGCGCTCTGCCGGGAGTGACTTATTATTACTGGGTGTCGGCTGCGGTGAACCAGTCCGGCTGGCGGCCGAGTGATCTGCTCACATCCGTCATCGGCCGGCGGGCACGCGACTGCAACGGCAACACCGTACCCGACCCGACCGATATCAGCGAAGGTACGAGCCAGGACTGCAACGAGAACGACGTCCCCGACGAGTGCGATCTGGCCGGCGGCACGAGCCAGGACTGCAACGAGAACGGCATCCTCGATGAGTGCGACCTCAAAACTCACCCCGACTTCGGACTGCCGGCGCAGTACCCCGCAGGTGACGGGGCCCACGCGGTCGTCACCGCCGATTTTGACGGCGATGGCGACGTCGATGCGGTCACCGCCAACCACCTTGCGGACACCGTCTCGCTGCTGAAAAACGACGGCCACGGCGCGTTCGCCGCTCCGGTTGACTTCACCGTGGGCGATAGCCCGTATTCGGTGGCGGCCGCAGACTTCGACTGGGACAACGATGTCGACCTCGCAGTCGCCAACTTCGGCAGCGACAGCGTCTCGATCCTGCTGAACGACGGCCACGGCGCGTTCGCCGCGGCGGTCAATTACCCTGTCTCCGACGGACCCTTCTTCGTGTACGCCGGCGAGGTGACCCGCACCGGGGTCGCCGATCTGGTAGTGGCATGCGCCCTGGCGGACAAGGTCCACCTCCTGTTCTACCGCGGCGGAGGCGCTTTCCTCGACGGCGGCAGCCACACGGTCGGCAATTACCCCGTGGCCGCCGTCGCGACCGACCTGAACAACGACAGCCACCCCGACCTGGCGGTAGCCAACTTCACCGCCAACACGGTCTCAATCCTACGCAACGACGGCGGCGGCAGCTTCACCTCAATCGGCGTCTATCCGGTCGAACGAAACCCTCGCGCTATCCTCGCCCGCGACTTCGACACCGACGGAGACAACGATCTGGCCGTGGCCACGGCCAACACCACCCACGTCTGGGTCATGTACAATAACGGCACCGGCGGCTTCCCAACACTGTTCCCATTCGTCGTCGGGACCAATCCCCAGGGCCTGGCCACTGCAGATCTCGATGCGGACGGCGATCTGGATCTCGTGGCCGCCAATCGAAGTACGGATGACGTCTCCGTCAAGCTCAATTACGGCAACGGCACATTCATGTCCGTCCCTCACTTTCCCGCCGGGGACGGCGCCGTAGCAGTGGCCGCCGCCGATCTGAACGGAGACGCCATGCCGGACCTCGCCGTGGCAAACGTCGACGCCGACGCGGTCTCGGTACTTTTCAACACCACCGTCCTGCCCGCCGGGTGGGACCAGAACGGCAACGGCATCCTCGACGGCTGCGAGATCCCCGGCGACTTCAACCGCGACGGGCACGTCGATCTCGACGACCTCGCGGCCTTGGTGGCATGCTTCACCGGACCCGAAATGCTTGTCCCCACCACCTGCAAAACCAAGGACTTCGACCGCGACGGCGACGTCGACCAATCCGACTTCGGGGTATTTCAGCGGTGCTTCAGCGGCCCGATTGTGCCGGCTGACCCGAACTGCGTGAAGTGA
- a CDS encoding MBL fold metallo-hydrolase — MDTPKKVDSAGLSRREVLKLQSLALGGLAVGGCVPGGNCPDLDPVACPDVQSGSANRNTYFRAMRSFCLGSEPLAADEMRITFLGSWFSPRISQAANSIFVEVGNALGQSDQFVFDCGTGVMAKYNAMGIPASKMTKVFLTHLHGDHMSDLMHIYCFGPSADRKSPLYVWGPRSSGFQYTDLAGNASGPYADGTAAYCQLLREAARWHTESFSFQTTAFTDDYIRRNQLTPGWTCPSATPSAPPVGKDGYDLVAFELDWTKEGFDANGQPVSNNVAYDNPASGVKITHFPAVHARQGAISYKLEWNGMSMIFTGDTKPNYHVVRQATNGVDVLIHEMTPPPEIWVEKFTGLQEGDTGYDVVFADLNRVQQSSHTESKAYGYVLSLLSKAPRLAVGTHFPAEDDTIYSALEDLRVWYPSGDVVIASDLMVIKVAAGNIDVARAVVSDYTWTPSAPLASATYDPPKYWTWETNDDGSYVLDTGGNKIPVGDPYAQLYPGADIIPQSLWDV, encoded by the coding sequence ATGGACACTCCCAAGAAAGTAGACTCCGCAGGTTTGTCAAGACGAGAAGTGTTGAAGCTACAAAGTCTGGCTCTCGGCGGGCTGGCCGTCGGAGGTTGTGTTCCCGGCGGCAACTGCCCGGACCTGGACCCGGTCGCCTGCCCCGACGTTCAGTCCGGATCGGCCAACCGGAACACGTATTTCAGGGCGATGCGATCTTTCTGCCTGGGGAGCGAGCCGCTGGCCGCCGATGAAATGCGAATCACGTTCCTGGGTTCGTGGTTCTCGCCGCGGATCTCGCAGGCCGCCAACAGCATCTTCGTTGAGGTGGGCAACGCCCTGGGCCAGTCCGACCAGTTTGTCTTCGACTGTGGCACGGGCGTGATGGCCAAGTACAACGCGATGGGCATTCCCGCGTCGAAGATGACCAAGGTCTTCCTGACCCACCTGCACGGGGACCACATGAGCGATCTGATGCACATCTACTGCTTTGGTCCATCGGCGGATCGCAAATCGCCCTTGTATGTCTGGGGCCCGAGGAGTTCCGGTTTCCAGTACACCGATCTCGCGGGCAACGCATCCGGCCCTTACGCCGACGGTACGGCCGCTTATTGCCAGCTTCTCCGGGAGGCGGCGCGCTGGCACACAGAGAGCTTCAGCTTTCAAACCACCGCCTTCACGGATGATTACATTCGTCGGAACCAGCTTACCCCCGGCTGGACATGCCCCAGTGCCACTCCGTCGGCTCCCCCGGTCGGGAAGGACGGCTATGATCTCGTGGCTTTCGAGCTGGACTGGACAAAGGAGGGGTTTGATGCGAATGGACAGCCGGTCAGCAACAACGTCGCTTACGACAATCCGGCGAGCGGGGTGAAGATTACCCATTTCCCGGCGGTGCACGCCCGGCAGGGGGCGATCAGCTACAAACTTGAGTGGAACGGCATGTCCATGATCTTCACCGGGGATACGAAGCCCAACTACCATGTCGTCCGGCAGGCGACGAATGGCGTCGACGTACTGATTCATGAGATGACCCCCCCGCCGGAGATCTGGGTCGAGAAGTTCACGGGACTGCAGGAGGGCGACACCGGTTACGATGTGGTTTTTGCGGACCTGAACCGAGTGCAGCAGAGTTCGCACACCGAGTCCAAGGCGTACGGCTACGTTCTCAGTCTGCTCAGCAAAGCTCCCCGGCTTGCAGTGGGTACTCACTTTCCGGCCGAGGACGACACGATCTACAGTGCTCTGGAGGATCTCCGGGTGTGGTATCCCAGCGGTGACGTCGTGATCGCTTCGGATCTCATGGTCATCAAGGTGGCGGCAGGCAACATTGACGTGGCCCGAGCGGTGGTCTCGGATTACACCTGGACTCCAAGCGCCCCGCTTGCCTCGGCGACTTACGACCCACCGAAGTATTGGACGTGGGAGACCAATGACGACGGCAGTTACGTTCTCGACACGGGCGGCAACAAGATACCGGTTGGTGATCCATACGCACAGCTGTACCCTGGCGCTGACATCATTCCTCAGAGTCTGTGGGACGTATAA
- a CDS encoding sulfatase, with protein MRRLPLARALRLCLVVFSASPAFAPAASSKGTPPSSATVPARRVNVLLITADDLYWKTPASFGGRLLDLTPNIDRLAREGMRFMHAHVTIAVCQPSRQVLMTGRYSHRNGGEGFEPIHLDVPTLQERLHAAGYLLGCFGKLSHLAPASKYHWDSACDQSQLGIGRDPEKYHQAVKSLLDRARAENKPFFIMANSHDPHRPFSGSERERMGFGTRLAGVPAPSRRYQPDEIWVPGFLPNLPDIREEIAEYNSSSRRCDDTVGAVLRALRESGYEDSTLVIFLSDNGISVPFSKANCYLNSTRTPWIVRWPGQVKPGTVDDLHLISGIDFMPTILEATIGTDVPGMDGRSFLPLLRGNTQAGREYCFTQFHQTSARNRYPMRCVQSRDFGYIFNFWADGKTVYRSEPQTGLTFNAMQAAAVGNPAIAARVHMLQYRVREEFYDLKNDPDALLNLAGNDQYTRRIEEFRGILLDWMKRTNDPAAAAFENRNSEAAIAAFMNQERAKTQPATEDRHP; from the coding sequence ATGAGACGACTCCCTCTGGCTCGTGCTCTCCGGTTGTGCCTGGTTGTGTTTTCTGCGTCGCCGGCGTTCGCGCCGGCAGCCAGCAGCAAGGGTACGCCGCCTTCTTCCGCCACCGTGCCTGCCCGCCGAGTCAATGTCCTGCTGATCACGGCCGACGACTTGTATTGGAAAACTCCGGCGAGCTTCGGGGGGAGACTGCTCGACCTGACACCCAACATCGATCGGCTGGCTCGGGAGGGCATGAGGTTCATGCACGCCCATGTGACCATCGCCGTCTGCCAGCCTTCCCGGCAAGTCCTGATGACCGGCCGTTATTCTCACCGCAATGGAGGTGAAGGCTTCGAACCGATCCACTTGGATGTGCCCACCTTGCAGGAACGACTGCACGCCGCGGGTTATCTGCTCGGTTGCTTCGGCAAGCTCTCACACCTGGCGCCGGCCAGCAAGTACCATTGGGATTCTGCTTGCGACCAGAGCCAACTCGGTATCGGGCGAGATCCTGAGAAGTACCACCAGGCGGTCAAGTCACTGCTGGATCGTGCCCGTGCCGAGAACAAACCCTTCTTCATCATGGCGAACTCCCATGATCCCCATCGACCTTTCTCGGGCAGCGAGAGGGAGCGAATGGGCTTCGGGACGCGGCTTGCCGGCGTTCCGGCACCGTCCCGGCGATACCAGCCTGATGAAATCTGGGTCCCTGGGTTCCTGCCGAATCTGCCCGACATCCGCGAGGAGATCGCCGAGTACAACAGCTCCTCCCGCCGATGCGATGACACGGTGGGGGCGGTCCTGAGAGCCCTGCGCGAGTCCGGATACGAGGACAGTACACTGGTCATTTTCCTCTCTGACAATGGGATATCCGTGCCGTTCTCCAAGGCCAACTGCTATCTGAACAGCACGCGCACCCCCTGGATCGTGCGCTGGCCCGGGCAGGTCAAGCCCGGTACGGTGGATGACCTACATCTCATCTCCGGCATCGATTTCATGCCGACCATCCTGGAGGCCACGATCGGCACCGACGTACCCGGCATGGATGGCAGATCGTTTCTGCCGCTGTTGCGGGGCAACACCCAAGCCGGTCGCGAGTACTGCTTCACGCAGTTTCATCAGACATCGGCGAGGAACCGCTATCCGATGCGCTGCGTGCAGAGCCGGGATTTCGGCTACATTTTCAACTTCTGGGCCGACGGCAAGACAGTCTACCGCAGCGAACCGCAGACGGGGCTGACCTTCAATGCCATGCAGGCCGCCGCTGTGGGCAATCCAGCCATCGCCGCCCGCGTGCACATGCTCCAGTATCGGGTGCGCGAGGAGTTCTACGATCTGAAAAACGACCCGGATGCGCTGCTCAACCTTGCTGGTAACGATCAGTACACTCGGCGAATCGAGGAGTTTCGGGGCATCCTGCTCGACTGGATGAAACGAACGAACGATCCGGCGGCGGCAGCTTTTGAGAACCGCAATTCGGAGGCGGCGATAGCCGCGTTCATGAACCAGGAGCGTGCCAAGACGCAACCCGCCACAGAAGATCGCCACCCGTAG
- a CDS encoding DUF1080 domain-containing protein: protein MRSRVQQLCVLILCASTLTAGAAGADQPTAAVQQRRRAFLEQLADNWMRAGAPVAWAHAEWKFDEIEPNWAGALAAMYLKRSPAEIAKADAFFEAMPIDPVVDPDMRVCEGLHAYYLFRDDPGLSSAARKRLLELIHVEPAPRRLNPSVWEFGATENHAFMGHVWCLLAAQLDRDRATAERVTRHLDSFVIEHIRKGWLEYNSPCYVEKNVGCLLLLSEWAEDPLLRRKAKLGLDVLFAEHALLSLEGVLGGPACRVYRPSYDGILREELGHNSRYDARCSGTYPMMYMLFGTGKPHFYGVLGAPLLATSTYVPPAAVSALATAGQERGSYVVKARRPGQGHRVLRQRPGTAEPPPEVFNARVYGWVTPDFVLGSFQEVQGRYGAARSLPLMSVLRIAGNPRRTILTDLLPADRTQQGPATVDCVQHKNVSMGRGAAGRAYLATQEFDELIEQQGWLLVRAGETFAAYRVVGSGHTWQHSQEPGLYGDFIRFDRPDAAFVLEAARASDYQRDFARFRADVLDNQIEEHPEGVTYQSCSSADSGPAAEPFKLTLRYGDLPCVDDRPIELESYGMIESPYLSSVWDSGIVLMRFGPHRLTINVNPARSPVLIEEFSQPVELPFETACDAPDARWVPFLNYWRLKPEQWHWDATGGRSGGCLGHDAHLGVRERERGAHDAAIVLRGGEHWTDYAFEADGYAEKGSLGLWVRANVHDEGGGNGRWVQGYHFVLLPSRAQCRLWRARCDGRVIPDQAGKAVPQFERNEFSNPVLLSEGRAPATVAHGRWLHLAVHVRGDTITCLVDGQEVLNAKDRSYPSGSIGFVTYKGEGVRFDNVRATFLPQ from the coding sequence ATGAGATCGAGGGTGCAACAGTTATGCGTGTTGATTCTGTGTGCGTCCACTCTCACTGCCGGCGCTGCGGGTGCAGACCAGCCAACTGCAGCCGTCCAGCAGCGCAGGCGGGCGTTTCTTGAGCAGTTGGCGGACAACTGGATGCGGGCCGGCGCCCCTGTTGCATGGGCACACGCGGAATGGAAGTTCGACGAGATCGAACCCAATTGGGCAGGGGCATTGGCGGCCATGTACCTCAAGCGCTCACCTGCCGAAATCGCCAAGGCCGACGCTTTCTTTGAGGCCATGCCCATTGACCCCGTGGTTGACCCGGACATGCGGGTGTGCGAAGGTCTGCATGCCTACTACCTGTTTCGCGATGATCCCGGCTTGAGTTCCGCTGCCCGAAAACGCCTGCTCGAACTCATCCATGTCGAGCCGGCGCCTCGCCGGCTCAACCCCTCGGTCTGGGAGTTCGGAGCCACGGAGAATCATGCGTTCATGGGTCATGTGTGGTGCCTGCTGGCGGCACAGCTCGACCGCGACCGCGCAACTGCCGAGCGAGTCACGCGGCATCTCGACTCCTTCGTGATTGAGCACATCCGAAAAGGGTGGCTGGAGTACAACTCGCCATGCTACGTCGAGAAGAACGTTGGGTGCCTGCTGTTGCTGTCCGAGTGGGCGGAGGACCCGCTGCTCCGGCGAAAGGCCAAGCTTGGCCTCGATGTTTTGTTTGCCGAGCACGCCTTGTTGAGCCTTGAAGGCGTGTTGGGGGGGCCAGCTTGCCGGGTTTACCGGCCCAGCTATGACGGGATTCTCAGAGAGGAACTGGGTCACAACAGCCGTTACGATGCTCGGTGCAGCGGTACCTATCCGATGATGTACATGCTTTTCGGGACGGGGAAGCCTCATTTCTATGGCGTGCTGGGAGCCCCGCTACTGGCCACGAGCACATACGTTCCTCCGGCGGCAGTATCGGCTCTGGCGACGGCCGGGCAGGAACGCGGTTCGTATGTCGTCAAGGCTCGTCGTCCGGGACAAGGCCACCGGGTACTCCGTCAGAGACCCGGGACGGCGGAACCGCCCCCGGAGGTCTTCAATGCCCGTGTCTATGGCTGGGTCACGCCGGACTTCGTGCTCGGCTCGTTTCAGGAAGTTCAGGGGCGGTACGGTGCCGCGAGGTCTTTGCCCCTCATGAGCGTACTTCGGATCGCCGGGAATCCGCGCCGCACCATTTTGACCGATCTCTTGCCCGCAGACCGAACCCAGCAGGGGCCGGCAACCGTCGACTGTGTGCAGCACAAGAATGTGAGCATGGGCCGCGGCGCGGCTGGCCGAGCGTATCTGGCCACGCAAGAGTTCGATGAGCTGATCGAACAACAAGGCTGGCTGCTCGTGCGCGCGGGAGAGACGTTCGCCGCCTATCGAGTTGTCGGCTCAGGCCACACCTGGCAGCATTCTCAAGAACCCGGCCTCTATGGGGATTTCATTCGCTTTGACCGGCCCGACGCCGCCTTCGTTCTCGAAGCGGCCAGGGCATCCGACTACCAGCGCGATTTCGCACGGTTTCGCGCCGATGTGCTCGATAATCAGATCGAAGAACACCCCGAGGGTGTTACGTATCAGAGCTGTTCGTCTGCAGACTCGGGTCCAGCTGCCGAGCCCTTCAAGTTGACCCTTCGCTACGGCGACCTGCCGTGCGTTGATGACCGGCCGATCGAACTCGAATCCTACGGTATGATCGAGTCTCCGTATCTCAGTTCGGTCTGGGATTCAGGGATAGTGCTCATGCGTTTCGGTCCTCACCGGTTGACGATCAACGTCAATCCGGCCCGCTCTCCGGTGCTCATTGAGGAGTTCAGTCAGCCGGTCGAACTGCCGTTCGAAACGGCCTGCGACGCACCAGACGCCCGATGGGTTCCTTTCTTGAACTACTGGCGGCTCAAGCCGGAGCAGTGGCACTGGGATGCGACCGGCGGCCGATCCGGCGGGTGCCTCGGGCACGATGCCCACCTCGGCGTCCGCGAACGCGAGCGCGGCGCCCATGATGCCGCGATCGTCCTTCGGGGCGGAGAGCATTGGACGGACTACGCGTTCGAGGCTGACGGATATGCGGAGAAGGGCAGTCTTGGGCTCTGGGTGCGGGCCAATGTGCACGATGAGGGCGGTGGCAACGGCCGCTGGGTCCAGGGCTATCACTTCGTGCTTCTCCCTTCACGTGCTCAATGTCGACTCTGGCGTGCTCGTTGCGATGGCCGGGTCATACCAGATCAGGCTGGGAAGGCGGTCCCCCAATTCGAGAGAAACGAGTTCTCCAACCCGGTGCTGCTCAGCGAGGGCAGAGCCCCCGCCACTGTAGCTCATGGCCGGTGGCTTCACCTGGCGGTTCATGTTCGCGGCGATACGATCACCTGCCTTGTCGACGGCCAAGAGGTACTCAACGCCAAGGATCGCTCGTATCCGTCGGGCTCGATCGGCTTCGTGACCTACAAGGGCGAAGGTGTTCGCTTTGACAATGTCCGGGCGACATTCCTGCCGCAGTGA